TCGAACAGCTTGCCGCCGGTGAACCCGTCCGACATGCTCATGCCTTCGCCTTGCGACTGTTCCGCTGCCATAAATCTGTTCCTGACATTCTGGACGCCAACGCATGTTTTACCATGTCGATGTTTCTGTCCGCTTAATCCCCGCCGCCGAACAGCGCGTCGGCTGCTGACTTCTGGGCCCGTTTCTTCTCGATTTCCCGTTCACAGGCGGCAATACCGTCTTTCAACGCGGCAATCCGCATTTCCAGCTCTTCCACCGACATCTGCTCCAGCGTCTGCGGTGTGTTAACGAGGATCGGCTCTTCATCTGAAATCGCCATCATCGCCTCCTGATCCGTCTCTTGGGGTTCATCAAAGCAGAAACAGGCCTTACATGCGACTCCTCAACACGGGAGTCATGCACATGGGCGAGACGATGAAAGCCGTCGAAATCGAGACAGACGGGCCGCTATACCTGGCGGACCTGCCAAAGCCGGAACCGGGCGTGAACGAGGTTCTGGTCAAGACGGCCTTTTCCGGCCTCAACCGGGCGGATCTCGTCCAGCGCGCGGGCGCCTATCCCCCGCCGCCCGGCGCTTCGACCATTCTGGGTCTCGAAGTGTCCGGCACGGTCGAAGCGGTTGGAAGCGATGTCTCGCGCTGGAAAGCGGGCGACAAGGTCTGCGGCCTGCTGGCGGGCGGTGGGTATGCCGAATATGTCGCCGTCGATGCGGGCTCCCTCTTCCCGGTGCCGGACAGTATGGGCCTGGATCAGGCCGGCTGCCTGCCCGAAGCCATGATGACCGTCTGGGCCAATGTGTTTGACCGGGTCGGCCTGAAAGCCGGTGAAAACTTCCTCTGCCATGGCGGCACGTCCGGCATTGGCGTCATGGCCATCCAGATGGCGAAAGCTGCGGGCGCCGCGAAAATCTTCGCCACCGCCGGCACGGACGAGAAATGCCAACTGGCAAGCAGTATCGGCGCCACCCGCGCCATCAACTACAAGACCGAGGATTTCGTCGAGATCGTCAAAGACGAAGGCGGATCCGACGTCACGCTCGACATGGTCGGCGGCGACTACATCCAGAAGAATATCTCCGCGGCCAATCCGGACGGGCGGATCATCAACATCGCCTACCAGAACGGCTTCCAGGCGAACGTCAATTTCGCCCCGGTCCTGATGAAACGCCTGACATTGGCCGCCACCACGCTGCGCGCCCGGCCCCTGCCGGAGAAACAGCGTATCCGCGATGCCGTGGAAGCCGATTTCTGGCCTCACATTGCCAGCGGTGCGATCATTCCG
This is a stretch of genomic DNA from Hyphomonas adhaerens MHS-3. It encodes these proteins:
- a CDS encoding DUF1192 domain-containing protein, giving the protein MAISDEEPILVNTPQTLEQMSVEELEMRIAALKDGIAACEREIEKKRAQKSAADALFGGGD
- a CDS encoding NAD(P)H-quinone oxidoreductase, translated to MRLLNTGVMHMGETMKAVEIETDGPLYLADLPKPEPGVNEVLVKTAFSGLNRADLVQRAGAYPPPPGASTILGLEVSGTVEAVGSDVSRWKAGDKVCGLLAGGGYAEYVAVDAGSLFPVPDSMGLDQAGCLPEAMMTVWANVFDRVGLKAGENFLCHGGTSGIGVMAIQMAKAAGAAKIFATAGTDEKCQLASSIGATRAINYKTEDFVEIVKDEGGSDVTLDMVGGDYIQKNISAANPDGRIINIAYQNGFQANVNFAPVLMKRLTLAATTLRARPLPEKQRIRDAVEADFWPHIASGAIIPVLQKVFPAAEAEQAHQLMASGTHSGKILLSW